Below is a window of Fulvitalea axinellae DNA.
AGTGGCCCCGGTGGCTACGTTGCCGCAATCCGCGCCTCACAGCTTGGCTTTAAGACAGCGGTAGTGGAGAAAGCCGAACTCGGCGGTATTTGCCTGAACTGGGGCTGTATCCCGACCAAAGCCCTGCTCAAAAGCGCTCAAGTATTCGAGTACATTAACCACGCGCAAGATTACGGAGTAACGGTAGGCGACGCCAAAGCCGATTTCGGGGCGATGGTGAAGCGTAGCCGCGGTGTGGCCGGCAAAATGAGCCAGGGCATCACCTTCTTGATGAAGAAAAACAATATCGACGTACTCAAAGGTTTCGGCAAACTGAAAACCGGTAAAAAGGTGGAAGTGACCGCCGAAGACGGAACAGTAACGGAGTACGGCGCAGACCATATCATCTTGGCCACCGGAGCCCGCGCCCGCGAGTTGCCGGCATTGCCTATCGACGGAAAGAAAATCATCGGCTACCGCCAAGCGATGTCTTTGGAAAAGCAACCTGAATCGATGGTGGTTGTGGGGTCAGGCGCTATCGGAATCGAGTTCGCCCATTTCTACAGCACAATCGGCACGCAGGTGACGGTAGTGGAATATATGCCGAACATCGTACCGGTAGAGGACGAGGAAGTTTCTAAAGCATTGGAACGTTCGTTCAAAAAGCGTAAGGTTAAGATCAAGACCAACGCCGAGGTTACGTCGGTTGACACTTCGGGCGAGAAGTGCGTAGTGACCGTAAAAACCAAGAAAGGCGAAGAGACTATCGAGGCGGACGTTGTATTGTCGGCCGTTGGCGTATCTACCAACATCGAGGGCATCGGCCTTGAGGACGTTGGTGTAATGACCGACCGCGGCAAAGTGATCGTTGACGATTACTACAAGACGAACATCCCGGGCGTTTACGCTATCGGCGATATCGTAAAAGGGCCTGCTTTGGCTCACGTTTCTTCAGCGGAAGCCATCATCTGCGTTGAGAAGATCAAGGGCATGACTCCCGAGCCTTTGGACTACGGCAACATCCCTGGCTGTACTTACTGCTCTCCGGAGATCGCTTCGGTAGGTATGACCGAGAAAGCCGCCAAAGAGGCCGGTTACGAATTGAAAGTGGGCAAATTCCCATTCTCAGCTTCGGGCAAAGCCACCGCCGCCGGGCACAACGAAGGTTTCGTAAAAGTAATTTACGACGCCAAGTACGGCGAGCTTTTGGGCGCTCATATGATCGGAGCCAATGTTACGGAAATGATCGCCGAGATCGTAGTGGCCCGCAAGCTGGAGACTACGGCTCACGAAATCCTCTCGGCCGTTCACCCGCACCCGACCCTGTCGGAGGCAGTGAAAGACGCCACTGAGGACGCTTACGACGAAGCAATTCACTTGTAAGAATTAAGCCAATAAACTAATGATAAGGCCGGCAAGGTAAACCGACATGGTTACGCTTTGCCGGCCTTACTTTTTTGGCATTAGGTAATTGGCATTAAGTCTTAGGTCCTAAGACCTAATTCAAAAATTAAAAAACCTAATCGGGAACACATCTCGGGCTTATTTCCCATTTTAACAAACAGGTAAGCTCCACAAACAAAATCACTTTGGGGCGGGTACAAAAAGGAACGTCCAACTCTTAATCAAATACCAAAAAAGACTACGAGCGATAAATATGAAAAGGCCAAACCCGAAAAAGACGGCGCTATTCGTCATCACTTACGCCATTTTCATCGATACGCTTATTTATAGTCTTATCGTTCCGCTTTTGCCGGATATCGCTACGAAGTTTAGTCTAAGCACAGCCCAAGTAAACGGACTTTACGTTATCTACGCCGCCGCCCTGATTATTTTCACTCCTATCGCGGGCTTCCTTTCCAACAAACTTGGCAAACGCCCAGTTATGCTGGCCGGACTGGCAGGCATGGCTTTCAGCTCATTGCTTTTCGCTTTTGTGGAAGGTTATCCCGAACTTATGTTAGCCCGGGCACTACAAGGCATTTCGGCCACGGTTTCGTGGACAGCGGGCTTGGCACTTATTTCCGATTATTTCCCCTCCGAGGAACGTGGGCGGGCTACGGGAATCGTTTATTCGGGAATGTCAGCTGGTATGTTGGCGGGGCCTCCTCTTGCCGGATTCGTTTATGACCATTTCGGTTTCGAAGCTCCATTTATTATCGCCGCCACTTTGGCCGTCAGCGATTTGCTCATTAGAATGTTCTTGCTAAAAGACCAAAAGCAGGAGGCTCCCCAAAAATTCAGTTACCGCCCCCTTTTCCGTCCGGATATTCTCGGATATCTGGCCCTTATAGTCGTCGGTTCCAGTATGGCGACGGTAATAGAACCCGTTTTGCCGTTTTTTATGAGAGCCAAACTCGGCTATAGCGCTACTCAGATAGGTTTCGCTTTCGGCTGGCTAACCGTCGTCACTGGAATTTTCTACAATATCAGCGGAAGAATAGCCGACAAGCGCAATAAGCCAAGGATGATTTTCGGCAATTTGGCCTTAACCCTCATCTCTTTCAGCCTTTTGGCCAGCGTGGCCAATACTTGGGTTCTATTACTCATCCTAAACGCTTTCGGAGTGTTTTTCAGTTTTTTCTTTGTCCCGATTCTCCCCCATATCAGCTCTATTTCTGAAAAATACAACGCCAACCCCGCCGCCGTTTACGCGGCTTTTAATTTGGCATACTCATCAGGTATGCTTTTCGGCCCATTAAGCGTATTTCCATTAAAAGAACTTTCCACCGACGCCACATTTCCCGCTCTCGCTTTTCTTTACTCTTTAGCCTTTTTAGGAATCAGCGTCTTCTGCTTTGTTATTCCAAAAAGAAAACAAGTATTGGCGTCCAGAGCCGAAAAATTGGGCAAATAAAAAACGGAACGATTACCCGCTCCGTTTTCCATTATCATCCAAATAGTATTCTTATTTCATCTCGTAGTTTTTAAGCATAAACTTCAATTCCTTTCTGGCGATGTGGATTCTGTTCTTCACTGTCCCTATCGGGATCTCCAGCTTATCGGCGATCTCATGATATTTAAATCCCCGAAAGTGCATTAGGAAAGGTATGCGGTAATTGTCTTCCAACTTGGCGATGGCCTTTTTGATATCCGTAATGGCAAAGCCCGAATAGGCCATGTTTTCCGTGATATTACCCGAAGAGTTGATATAGTGGAGATTGTCGGTCGTATCTATAAAAGTGTTTCTCCGCACCATTCTCTGATAGTTGGTGATGAAGGTGTTCTTCATGATGGTGTAAAGCCAGGCCTTCAGGTTAGTTCCGGCAGCGAACTTGTCCCGGTTGTTAAACGCCTTCAATACCGTCTCTTGCAATAAATCGTTCGCCTCTTCCGGGTCCTTGGTCAATCGCAAGGCAAAGGGTCTGAGCGATGAAGACAGCTTGTTGATGTTGTTGCTGAATTCTATTCCGGTCATATGCATCTGTGTTTATGGGTTCTTCCGGACCAAAGCCCGGGACCATCCCCGATCAGGCCCGAGGCCCAAACCAGAGAATAGCACTGGATAGTGGATTAACAAGATCCTTCTGAGATGGTTCACGCAAATGATCGGCCACAACAGAACTAAAAAAATGATTTGAGGAATAATAAAAATTGGCACACGTGCCGTAAGGGCAAAAAAAAAGCTTACGTGACGCAAGCTTTCTGTTCGGTTTGTGGTGATGACACGGGTTGGTTAGACGCTGTATCTTCTTTTAAATTCAGTGGGGGTATAGCCGGTTATAGCCTTGAATTGGCGGTTAAAGTTCGATATGTTATTAAACCCACACTCGTAGCAGATTTCCGAAACGTTATGCTTATTACTTTTCAGAAGTTTACAGGCGTGGCCTACCCGTATTTCATTCAAAAACAGCGAAAAGGTTTTCCTTGTCCTCAGCTTAAAATAACGGCAAAACGACGTTACGCTCATATTGGCGATTTCCGCCACTTCCTGCAACTTCACCTGATATGGAAAATTGGTCAGCACATATTCGAAAACATCGTTGATTTTTCGGCTGTCAGCCTCGCGCAGATAACGGGTATAGCCAACGCTCGACAAATATTCCACTTCATCGGAAAGTGCTATACAGGACAGTATTTCCAGAAAAAACAATAATCTGCGGAAACCGTCATACTCCTTCACCTTCCTCATCATGGAGGCTACTTTCCTCCGGGTCTCTCCCCGCACCTGAACCCCGCGAGACGATCGCTCCAACAGCTTCTTTATCCTGTAGCATTCGGGCAATGAGAAGAAGTCCGTCCCGAATGATTCCTCCGTAAAGAAGAAGGAAACTGCCTTTGCCCGCAGGTCTGATCCTTCCTCATAGTATACTTTGTCGTTACGAAATACGTGAGTCAAATTCGATCCTATTAGGATCACGTCACCGGCCTTGAAATTCTGAATATGGTCGCCGATAAAGAAGGTCCCGCTCCCCTCCATTATGTAGGTAAGTTGCAGTTCCGGGTGGAAATGCAGAGGGTCGTAAAAATAAGGTTGGTCGTCGAACACAACCTTAAACGATTCCTTGTCGGAACTCGGAATCTTAAAGAGTAATGGTTTTTTCATAAACGCTCACACCGATAAAATAATAGACATTTTACCCATTAAAGAAAAGATTTTTATTGTTTTGGTCAAAATTTTCAAAGTTTTATACCTGTATTTAGCCGTAATTTACCCACCGATAAATTGATTATCACGTTCGCACCGCAAAGTAGCTACCCGAACTTCAACAACTAAATCTCTAATTTTTATCATTTGACCTATGAAGATTCACTGGAACGGAGTTTACCCTGCTGTTACCACAAAATTCACCACAGACGATCAGCTGGATTTGGATATGTTCAGAACCAACCTCGACGCCCAAGTTGAAGCTGGCGTGGACGGCATTATCCTGGGCGGAACCCTTGGCGAAGCCAGCACCCTTACCGAAGAGGAAAAAGCCACCCTTATCAGGGAAACCGTAAAGCATGTGGAAGGCAAGATTCCCGTAATTATCAATATCGCCGAGCAGTCGACTTCGGAAGCAATACGCGCCGCCGCAAACGCAAAAGCCAACGGGGCCTCAGGTTTAATGATCCTCCCTCCGATGCGTTATTTGGCCGATGACAGAGAAACCGTGGAATACTTCAAAGCCATAGCCAACAGCACCGAACTGCCGATCATGATATACAACAACCCGGTAGATTACAAAATCACGGTAACGCTCGACATGTTCGCCGAACTGGCCGAATGCCCGAATATCCAAGCGGTAAAAGAGTCGACTCGTGACATCTCCAACGTGACACGGATGCGTAACCGCTTTGGTGATCGATTCAAAATTCTTTGCGGAGTTGACACTTTGGCCTTGGAGACTTTATGTGTGGGCGCCGACGGGTGGGTAGCCGGACTCGTATGCGCATTCCCGAAAGAAACCGTCACGATCTTCAACCTTCAGAAAACAGGACGCCTTCAAGAGGCTCTCGATATCTACCGCTGGTTCCTCCCTCTTCTGGAACTCGACATCCATCCGAAACTTGTGCATTATATCAAATTGGCGGAAACAGCCTTGGGACTCGGCACAGAGCACGTCCGCGCACCGCGCCTTCCGCTTGTTGGGGAAGAGAGAGCAAGAGTGCAGGAAATCATCGACAATGGAATCGCCAATCGCCCCGAGCTTCCTGAAGTTGAGTCCGTAACAGCCGCCTTCGCATAAACCGACCATAACCATAATAATCGAAATGGAAATCATCAACGCCTCAAAGAACATCTTCCGTTCGCCTTCCGAGGAGACCCTCGAAAAGTTGATGCGGGACAGCTTTCTGGCTTCCGAAGAGCTCAAGAACCTTTCGGGAGAGCGGAAAGCGGACTTCCTTGTCGCTATCGGCGAGGAAATCCTAGCCCTCGGCGATAACCTCGTTAACGCCGCAATGAACGAATCCGGCTTACCGGAAGGCCGTATCGTCGGCGAACGCGGGCGTACCGTCGGGCAGCTCAACCTGTTCGCCGACCTCATCCGCGAAGGCTCGTGGGTAGACGCCACCATCGATACCGCCATCCCTGACCGTCAGCCTCTGCCAAAAGCCGACCTGCGCAAAATGCTCCGTCCGCTGGGCGTTGTAGCCGTTTTCGGCGCCAGCAATTTCCCCTTGGCTTTCTCTACCGCCGGTGGCGACACCGCTTCGGCCCTTGCCGGAGGAAACAGTGTGGTAATGAAAGCCCACGAAGGCCACCCGGAAACCAGCGATTGGGTAGCCCTAGCGATCCAGAAAGCCGCCGAAAGGACCGGAATGCCTGAAAACGCCTTTACCTTGGTTCACGGCTCCGGCGCTACGGTAGGCCAAGCCATCGTAAAGCACCCGATCTGCAAAGCCGTTGGATTCACGGGCTCTGAATACGCCGGACGCATACTATTCGATCTCGCCGCCCAACGCAAAGAACCTATTCCCGTTTTCGCCGAAATGGGAAGCATCAATCCTGTACTCATCCTTCCCGAAGCTTTGGAAGAAAACGCCGAAGACTGGGCAAAAACCTACGCCGGATCAATCACGCTCGGCGTTGGCCAATTCTGCACCAACCCCGGTCTTTTACTGATCAAAGACGGAGAAAAAGCCAACCTGTTCGCCTATAATCTGGCCAAAGCCATTTCCGACATTGCGCCAGCGAAAATGCTAAACGGCAAAGTCAAAAACGGCTATGACGCTTCATTGGCGAACGCTTTGGAACAAAAAGGAATCACGGTTATCGGAGAATCTTCGACAAAAGCCAATAACGCTAACATCGAAGGCGCACCAACCGTAGCCAGCGTCGACGCCCGTACGTTTATCGCCAATCCGGAATTGCACAAGGAAGTGTTCGGGCCTTACTCGTTGCTCGTTCGCTACACCGGCGAAGACGAATTGCTCGAAGCCATCGAAGCGCTTTCCGGCCAATTGACCGCCACGGTAATCGGGTCTGAGCCATCGCTGGAAAAATACAGCCAGGCTATCGACGCCCTATTGGCCCGCACCGGACGAATCATCTTTAACGGAGTACCAACCGGCGTAGAAGTTTGCCCTTCTATGCATCACGGAGGCCCATACCCGGCTTCTACCGACTCCAGATTCACATCGGTCGGCACCGACGCCATCAAGCGCTTCGCCCGCCCGGTCTCTTACCAGAGCTGGCCGCAAAGCCTGTTGCCCGACGAGCTCAAAGACGAAAACCCGCTAAACATCTGGCGCTTGGTCAACAACTCGTTGAGCACCGAAAAGATCAACTGACAACCGTACCCCGAACACCTGAAACCCACGCCCCCGGACCGTACCATCCGGGGGTATTTACCCTTTCAGCTTATGCGTTTTATCTCCAAAGAGGAAATCAGTCCGTTATTGGACTTCCCTAGCCTGATCGACAGGCTGGAACAAGCTTTCCAAGGCAACTACACCATTCCGCAACGGCATCACCACGACTACGACAACCCCAACGCCGACAGGGAATCTACCCTGTTGCTAATGCCCGCTTGGGAAGCCGGCAAGCACGTCGGGGTGAAAATCGTTACCGTCTCACCAGAAAACGGAAAGCATGACCTGCCGGCAATCCAAGGCCTATACCTGCTTATGGATGGCGACACCGGAACCCCGAAAGCCCTCTGCGACGCAAAAACGCTAACTGTAAAACGCACCGCGGCCGCTTCGGCCCTGGCCTCAAGATTCCTTTCCGCCCCCGACAGCAAACACCTGCTTATGGTAGGCACGGGAGCCTTGGCGCCCGAGCTGATAAAAGCCCACTCGGCCGCCAGACCTATCGAAAAAGTAACGCTTTGGGGAAGAACCCCTGAAAAGGCGAAACAACTCGCCGAAGAACTTGTAGCCGACAACGCCCTCGAACACATCACATTTTCCATTGCCGAAAATCTGGAAAGCGCGGTTGCCGAAGCCGATATCATCAGTTGCGCCACATTGAGCCAAACTCCGTTAATTTCCGGAAAATGGCTCCGCCCGGGCCAACACCTCGACTTGGTTGGCGCCTATCGCCCCGATATGCGCGAGGCCGACGACGATTGCATCCTCCGTTCCGAAGTTTATGTGGACACGTACGCCGGAGCCACAAAAGAATGCGGCGATATCCGGATTCCGCTTGAGGAAGGCACACTGAAACTCGAAGAAATCCGCGCCGACCTGTTCGAGCTCTGCAAAAAAGAAAAAACAGCCAGCCGTACCGCCGAAACCATCACCATGTTCAAATCTGTCGGACATGCTTTGGAAGACCTCACCGCCGCGCAGTTAATTGACGAAAGGCTCCCGCAACTCAACGAAGCCTAAGTTGTCAGCCCGAGTCAAAACACTAAAACGCACCACAACAAACTGTTTTTAAGCGAATAACAAATGTTTTGATTAAATTATGACAACGTACCGAACAACGACACGCATCAACTCAAACCGACTTCTTTTATGCCTAAAAAAACATTCTTTTGCGTAGACGCCCACACCTGCGGCAATCCCGTACGCGTCGTTGCCGGCGGTGGTCCTGACCTTAAGGGTGACAATATGCTTGAGAAGCGCAAGCATTTCCTCGAAGAATACGACTGGATCCGTACCGGCCTGATGTTCGAGCCACGCGGCCATGACATGATGTCCGGAAGTATCCTTTACCCGCCACACGACGAAGCCAACGACGTAGCCGTCCTTTTCATCGAAACCAGCGGTTGCCTGCCTATGTGTGGTCACGGTACTATCGGCACAATCACCATCGCCGTAGAGGAAGGTTTGATCACCCCGAAAGTTCCCGGTAAAATTCGCATGGAAACTCCCGCCGGGCTTGTGCTGGTGGAATATACCCAAGTAGGAAACAAGGTAAAATCGGTCAAACTGACCAACGTTCCCGCTTTTCTTTACAAGGAAAACCTTGAAGTGGAAAGTCCTGATCTCGGCATGTTGACAGTGGACGTAGCCTATGGCGGGAACTTCTACGCCATTGTTGATCCGCAAAAAAACTTCTCCGGAATCCAAGACTTCACCGCATCACAGCTGGCGCAATACAGCCCGGAAATACGCAAACGCCTGAACGAGAAATACGAGTTCGTCCATCCGGAAGACTCCCGCATCAACGGCCTGAGCCACCTTCTCTGGACTGGCGACACACTCTCGGACGAAGCCGACGCCCGAAACGCGGTTTTCTACGGTGACAAAGCCATCGACCGCTCACCTTGCGGTACAGGCACTTCAGCCCGGATGGCCCAATGGGTGGCCAAAGGCAAGCTCAAAAAAGGCGATACCTTCGTTCACGAATCCGTAATCGGCAGCAAGTTCGTCGGAAAAGTCGAAGACACGCTCATAGTAGAGGCCAAACAAAAAGGAAGCGAAAGTAAAAACGCGCTCAACTCGGCCGAATCAACCGGAATCAGCATCGACGGTGGCAAAGACGACCAACTTACCTTGGAAAGCTACCCCGCCATTATCCCGAGTATCGAAGGTTGGGCAAGAGTGACCGGATACAATAACATTTTCATCGATCCGGAAGACGATCCATACGCCCACGGTTTTCAGGTAATTTAACTACTTCAAAAACATCATATGCCCGAAACTATACAGAAGAAAATCGTTATCGTTGGCGGAGGAATAGTCGGTCTGTGCGCCGCCTACTATCTCCGTCAAGACGGTCACCAAGTCACTATTCTCGAAAAAGAGGAAAAAACCGGGCAAGCCTGTTCAGCGGGCAACGCCGGCATGATCGTTCCGAGTCATTTCATACCGTTAGCCGCTCCGGGCGTAATCGCCAAAGGCATCAAATGGATGTTCAGCCCGGAAAGTCCGTTCAGCATAAAACCATCGCTGGACAGCGAGCTGATTTCTTGGCTCTGGAAATTCTATCGCTCAGCTAATGATGGTCATGTCCGTTCGTCAGCCGGCATACTCAAGGACCTGAACCTGATGAGCCGGTCCCTCTTCGCCGAATTCGCTCAAAGTGACGATATCGATTTTTCTTTTGGAGAAAAAGGGCTATTAATGCTTTACAATACCGCCAAGGCTCAGCAAGAAGAAACCGAAACGGCGAAAATGGCCGAAAAAATCGGAATCCAAGCTGATATGCTTGACGCCAAACAAGTACAGGAACTCGAACCCGGCATCAAGGTCAACGTCCGCGGGGGCGTCCACTACGTCAAAGACGCGCACATAGATCCTGTGGAATTCTGCGACGCTTTGGAGGATTTTCTCAAAAGCAAAGGCGTGGAAATAGTCAACGGAGCGGAAGTGAAAACCTTCGGACAGGTAAACGGGCAAATCAAACACCTCACGACCCAAAACGGCGAACGCCACGAAGCCGACGAGTTCGTTTTGGCCGCCGGAGCTTTTTCCACTACGCTTCTGCAAGGCCTCAACGCCAGCATTCCAATGATAGCTGGGAAAGGCTACAGCGTCACGGTACCCAACCTTGAGCAAAGACCGTCCGTACCTTCCATCTTCTGCGAGGCGAAAGTCGCCGTCACTCCAATGGGCGACAACCTACGCATAGGCGGAACCATGGAACTCACTGGCCGGAACCTTTCGGTACGCAAGGCAAAAGTGAGAGGTATCCTCAAGTCCATTCCGGACTACTACCCGGATATGCCTGCCGGAAATATGGGAAAACTGCCCGTTTGGAGCGGTCTGCGCCCTTGCTCTCCCGATGGACTTCCGTATATCGGACGCTTCCAGAATCACCAGAATATGATAGCCGCCACGGGCCACGCCATGATGGGCGTCAGTCTGGGACCGGTCACCGGCAAGCTGGTAGCGGATATTGTTTCCGGCAAGGAACCGAGCCTTCCGTTGGCACAACTCTCACCGGATCGCTACAATTAAGTACACCCTGTAATTTGGTTTATGTCGGAAAGAACGTCGCTAGGAACACCAACCTACTGAATTGTAGGACTCTAAATTATTTCCAAGCAACCTCTTTACGCTTTACCTTTTACCCTGTACTCACAGAGCCGGAAAATCAAACCATTCAAAACAACAAAACTCAAACCCATGTCATTTTTCCCTAAAGAAACTTACGTCGCGCGAAGACGTAAACTGGCCGAATCCATCGGCAAAGGAACCGTTTTATTGCTTGGCAACGACAATGTCGGGATGAACTACACCGACAACCACTATCCGTTTCGCCAAGACAGCACGTTCCTTTACTTTTTCGGCATAAACAAGCCAGGTTTGGCCGGAACCATCAACACCGAAACGGGCGAAGCCAAAATCTTTGGCGATGACTTGAGCATTGACGACATCGTTTGGACCGGCCCGATGCCTAACCTCTCGGAATTGGCCACCTGCGCCGGAGTGACAGTCACCGCTCCGAGCAACAAACTCGTTGAAGAAATAGCCAAGTGTCAAATCCAAAACCAGCCTATTCACTATATTCCCCAATACCGTCACCGGAACCTGATCAAGACAGCCGATTTGCTTGATATTCCAATTAATCAAGTAAACCTGAACGCTTCCGTTACGCTGATCAAAGGCATTGTCGCTTTGCGGTCCATTAAGTCCGAAGAGGAAATCGTGGAAATTGAAAAAGCGGTGAACCTGTCCCTCGATATGCACGAAGCCGCCATAGCGATGGCGCGTCCGGGCGTAAACGAAAACACTATCGCTGCCAAGATCAGGCAAGTGGCCGAAGCCGCCGGCGGTACGCTCTCGTTCCCAACTATAGCGACCATTCGTGGCGAAATTCTCCATAATCACTACACTGGCAACACACTAC
It encodes the following:
- the lpdA gene encoding dihydrolipoyl dehydrogenase, yielding MSAKYDLIVIGSGPGGYVAAIRASQLGFKTAVVEKAELGGICLNWGCIPTKALLKSAQVFEYINHAQDYGVTVGDAKADFGAMVKRSRGVAGKMSQGITFLMKKNNIDVLKGFGKLKTGKKVEVTAEDGTVTEYGADHIILATGARARELPALPIDGKKIIGYRQAMSLEKQPESMVVVGSGAIGIEFAHFYSTIGTQVTVVEYMPNIVPVEDEEVSKALERSFKKRKVKIKTNAEVTSVDTSGEKCVVTVKTKKGEETIEADVVLSAVGVSTNIEGIGLEDVGVMTDRGKVIVDDYYKTNIPGVYAIGDIVKGPALAHVSSAEAIICVEKIKGMTPEPLDYGNIPGCTYCSPEIASVGMTEKAAKEAGYELKVGKFPFSASGKATAAGHNEGFVKVIYDAKYGELLGAHMIGANVTEMIAEIVVARKLETTAHEILSAVHPHPTLSEAVKDATEDAYDEAIHL
- a CDS encoding MFS transporter, translating into MKRPNPKKTALFVITYAIFIDTLIYSLIVPLLPDIATKFSLSTAQVNGLYVIYAAALIIFTPIAGFLSNKLGKRPVMLAGLAGMAFSSLLFAFVEGYPELMLARALQGISATVSWTAGLALISDYFPSEERGRATGIVYSGMSAGMLAGPPLAGFVYDHFGFEAPFIIAATLAVSDLLIRMFLLKDQKQEAPQKFSYRPLFRPDILGYLALIVVGSSMATVIEPVLPFFMRAKLGYSATQIGFAFGWLTVVTGIFYNISGRIADKRNKPRMIFGNLALTLISFSLLASVANTWVLLLILNAFGVFFSFFFVPILPHISSISEKYNANPAAVYAAFNLAYSSGMLFGPLSVFPLKELSTDATFPALAFLYSLAFLGISVFCFVIPKRKQVLASRAEKLGK
- a CDS encoding RNA polymerase sigma factor, encoding MTGIEFSNNINKLSSSLRPFALRLTKDPEEANDLLQETVLKAFNNRDKFAAGTNLKAWLYTIMKNTFITNYQRMVRRNTFIDTTDNLHYINSSGNITENMAYSGFAITDIKKAIAKLEDNYRIPFLMHFRGFKYHEIADKLEIPIGTVKNRIHIARKELKFMLKNYEMK
- a CDS encoding AraC family transcriptional regulator, producing the protein MKKPLLFKIPSSDKESFKVVFDDQPYFYDPLHFHPELQLTYIMEGSGTFFIGDHIQNFKAGDVILIGSNLTHVFRNDKVYYEEGSDLRAKAVSFFFTEESFGTDFFSLPECYRIKKLLERSSRGVQVRGETRRKVASMMRKVKEYDGFRRLLFFLEILSCIALSDEVEYLSSVGYTRYLREADSRKINDVFEYVLTNFPYQVKLQEVAEIANMSVTSFCRYFKLRTRKTFSLFLNEIRVGHACKLLKSNKHNVSEICYECGFNNISNFNRQFKAITGYTPTEFKRRYSV
- a CDS encoding dihydrodipicolinate synthase family protein produces the protein MHWNGVYPAVTTKFTTDDQLDLDMFRTNLDAQVEAGVDGIILGGTLGEASTLTEEEKATLIRETVKHVEGKIPVIINIAEQSTSEAIRAAANAKANGASGLMILPPMRYLADDRETVEYFKAIANSTELPIMIYNNPVDYKITVTLDMFAELAECPNIQAVKESTRDISNVTRMRNRFGDRFKILCGVDTLALETLCVGADGWVAGLVCAFPKETVTIFNLQKTGRLQEALDIYRWFLPLLELDIHPKLVHYIKLAETALGLGTEHVRAPRLPLVGEERARVQEIIDNGIANRPELPEVESVTAAFA
- a CDS encoding aldehyde dehydrogenase (NADP(+)), with amino-acid sequence MEIINASKNIFRSPSEETLEKLMRDSFLASEELKNLSGERKADFLVAIGEEILALGDNLVNAAMNESGLPEGRIVGERGRTVGQLNLFADLIREGSWVDATIDTAIPDRQPLPKADLRKMLRPLGVVAVFGASNFPLAFSTAGGDTASALAGGNSVVMKAHEGHPETSDWVALAIQKAAERTGMPENAFTLVHGSGATVGQAIVKHPICKAVGFTGSEYAGRILFDLAAQRKEPIPVFAEMGSINPVLILPEALEENAEDWAKTYAGSITLGVGQFCTNPGLLLIKDGEKANLFAYNLAKAISDIAPAKMLNGKVKNGYDASLANALEQKGITVIGESSTKANNANIEGAPTVASVDARTFIANPELHKEVFGPYSLLVRYTGEDELLEAIEALSGQLTATVIGSEPSLEKYSQAIDALLARTGRIIFNGVPTGVEVCPSMHHGGPYPASTDSRFTSVGTDAIKRFARPVSYQSWPQSLLPDELKDENPLNIWRLVNNSLSTEKIN
- a CDS encoding ornithine cyclodeaminase family protein, whose product is MRFISKEEISPLLDFPSLIDRLEQAFQGNYTIPQRHHHDYDNPNADRESTLLLMPAWEAGKHVGVKIVTVSPENGKHDLPAIQGLYLLMDGDTGTPKALCDAKTLTVKRTAAASALASRFLSAPDSKHLLMVGTGALAPELIKAHSAARPIEKVTLWGRTPEKAKQLAEELVADNALEHITFSIAENLESAVAEADIISCATLSQTPLISGKWLRPGQHLDLVGAYRPDMREADDDCILRSEVYVDTYAGATKECGDIRIPLEEGTLKLEEIRADLFELCKKEKTASRTAETITMFKSVGHALEDLTAAQLIDERLPQLNEA
- a CDS encoding 4-hydroxyproline epimerase produces the protein MPKKTFFCVDAHTCGNPVRVVAGGGPDLKGDNMLEKRKHFLEEYDWIRTGLMFEPRGHDMMSGSILYPPHDEANDVAVLFIETSGCLPMCGHGTIGTITIAVEEGLITPKVPGKIRMETPAGLVLVEYTQVGNKVKSVKLTNVPAFLYKENLEVESPDLGMLTVDVAYGGNFYAIVDPQKNFSGIQDFTASQLAQYSPEIRKRLNEKYEFVHPEDSRINGLSHLLWTGDTLSDEADARNAVFYGDKAIDRSPCGTGTSARMAQWVAKGKLKKGDTFVHESVIGSKFVGKVEDTLIVEAKQKGSESKNALNSAESTGISIDGGKDDQLTLESYPAIIPSIEGWARVTGYNNIFIDPEDDPYAHGFQVI
- a CDS encoding NAD(P)/FAD-dependent oxidoreductase; its protein translation is MPETIQKKIVIVGGGIVGLCAAYYLRQDGHQVTILEKEEKTGQACSAGNAGMIVPSHFIPLAAPGVIAKGIKWMFSPESPFSIKPSLDSELISWLWKFYRSANDGHVRSSAGILKDLNLMSRSLFAEFAQSDDIDFSFGEKGLLMLYNTAKAQQEETETAKMAEKIGIQADMLDAKQVQELEPGIKVNVRGGVHYVKDAHIDPVEFCDALEDFLKSKGVEIVNGAEVKTFGQVNGQIKHLTTQNGERHEADEFVLAAGAFSTTLLQGLNASIPMIAGKGYSVTVPNLEQRPSVPSIFCEAKVAVTPMGDNLRIGGTMELTGRNLSVRKAKVRGILKSIPDYYPDMPAGNMGKLPVWSGLRPCSPDGLPYIGRFQNHQNMIAATGHAMMGVSLGPVTGKLVADIVSGKEPSLPLAQLSPDRYN
- a CDS encoding aminopeptidase P family protein; protein product: MSFFPKETYVARRRKLAESIGKGTVLLLGNDNVGMNYTDNHYPFRQDSTFLYFFGINKPGLAGTINTETGEAKIFGDDLSIDDIVWTGPMPNLSELATCAGVTVTAPSNKLVEEIAKCQIQNQPIHYIPQYRHRNLIKTADLLDIPINQVNLNASVTLIKGIVALRSIKSEEEIVEIEKAVNLSLDMHEAAIAMARPGVNENTIAAKIRQVAEAAGGTLSFPTIATIRGEILHNHYTGNTLQEGDLLLLDAGAEVRSGYAGDLSSTIPVSGQFTARQREVYDVVYSAHLAAMDTLKPGTEFTETHRAACLKIAEGMNSLGLMKGDPAEAVAQGAHALFFQCGTGHMMGLDVHDMENLGEQYVGYTDTKLKSTQFGLKSLRLGKALEPGFVVTVEPGIYFIPELIDRWKAEKKFEDFINYSEVEKYKDFGGIRNEEDVLITKDGSRTLGRKKTQSADELESLMASITETV